A single window of [Clostridium] hylemonae DSM 15053 DNA harbors:
- a CDS encoding YerC/YecD family TrpR-related protein, protein MSKKIRTEAVDYLFSAILSLDDKEECYTFFEDICTINELLSLSQRFEVAKMLREHKTYLEIAEKTGASTATISRVNRSLNYGNDGYDMVFERIKEDK, encoded by the coding sequence ATGAGTAAAAAAATCAGGACTGAAGCAGTGGATTATCTGTTTAGTGCTATTTTAAGTCTGGATGATAAAGAAGAGTGCTATACTTTTTTCGAGGATATCTGTACCATCAATGAGCTGTTGTCACTGTCGCAGCGCTTTGAGGTGGCAAAGATGCTGAGGGAACATAAGACATATCTGGAGATCGCCGAGAAGACGGGGGCGTCTACCGCTACGATCAGCCGTGTGAACCGTTCCCTGAACTACGGAAATGACGGTTACGATATGGTGTTTGAGAGAATTAAAGAAGATAAATAA
- a CDS encoding phosphatase: MNIAVDTHTHTLASGHAYNTLREMARMAADKGLSGLAVTEHAPEMPGTCHSFYFQNMRVIPRNMYGIELLMGVELNVMDENGSVDLPESLIRELDIAIASIHVPCYKDVLGRAEITQTYINVMEKDHIDIIGHPDDGRVPVDYEVLVKEAKRTGTLLEVNNSSLRPGGFRQDTRHNAACMLRLCKKYETMVVLGSDAHMDVDIANCRYSMEVVDEIGFPEELVANTSLEKLKACLKRNKKL, encoded by the coding sequence ATAAATATCGCGGTTGACACACATACACATACACTTGCGAGCGGACATGCCTACAACACGCTGCGCGAGATGGCCCGGATGGCGGCTGACAAGGGACTTTCCGGACTGGCGGTGACAGAGCACGCGCCGGAGATGCCGGGAACGTGCCACAGCTTTTATTTTCAGAATATGAGAGTCATTCCGAGAAATATGTACGGGATAGAGCTTCTCATGGGAGTGGAGCTGAACGTCATGGATGAAAATGGCAGCGTTGACCTGCCGGAATCTCTTATCCGTGAATTGGACATAGCCATAGCAAGTATCCACGTGCCATGTTATAAAGATGTGCTTGGCAGGGCGGAGATCACACAGACGTATATCAACGTGATGGAGAAGGATCATATTGACATCATAGGGCATCCTGACGACGGAAGGGTCCCTGTGGACTATGAAGTCCTTGTAAAGGAGGCAAAGCGGACCGGCACGCTGCTGGAGGTGAACAACTCTTCCCTGAGGCCGGGAGGATTCCGCCAGGATACGCGCCATAATGCCGCCTGCATGCTCAGATTGTGTAAGAAATATGAAACGATGGTGGTACTTGGCTCGGATGCCCATATGGACGTTGATATCGCCAACTGCAGATATTCGATGGAAGTGGTGGATGAGATCGGATTTCCGGAGGAACTTGTGGCCAACACATCGCTGGAAAAATTGAAGGCATGTCTAAAACGAAATAAAAAACTGTAG
- a CDS encoding asparaginase, whose amino-acid sequence MKKILMIATGGTIASKEGADGLTPAMTGEELASFVPGIEDKCELDILQLMNIDSTNMRPRQWVEIRDAIMERYGSYDGFVILHGTDTMAYTAAALSYLIQNTPKPVVITGSQKPMGNPYTDAKLNVYQSVLYALDDSSCNVSIVFNGKAVAGTRGRKQRTRSFDAFESMNFPLLAVIHDDRIVRQYSGPLPSEEELVTYTHLNDRVFVLKLTPEAKADIFELLNSRYDAIILETFGIGGIPEYDDSFEKAIFGWVDSGKTLAVTTQVPEEGCDLDVYKVGKKYSEHPGILQAGDMTTEAIVAKMMWILGQTGDRDEIRALFFKEINHDRTV is encoded by the coding sequence ATGAAAAAGATACTTATGATAGCAACTGGAGGCACCATCGCTTCCAAAGAAGGAGCTGACGGCCTTACCCCGGCTATGACCGGGGAAGAGCTGGCTTCTTTTGTTCCCGGGATCGAGGATAAATGTGAGCTTGATATCCTTCAGCTCATGAACATTGACAGCACGAATATGCGCCCCCGCCAGTGGGTGGAGATCCGCGATGCCATCATGGAACGCTACGGCAGCTATGACGGCTTTGTGATCCTGCACGGAACCGACACAATGGCGTATACTGCCGCCGCCCTTTCCTATCTCATCCAGAACACACCGAAGCCTGTCGTCATCACCGGCTCACAGAAACCTATGGGCAATCCGTATACCGACGCCAAGCTGAACGTCTATCAGAGTGTTCTCTATGCGCTGGATGACAGTTCCTGCAACGTCTCTATCGTATTTAACGGCAAAGCCGTGGCGGGGACAAGAGGACGCAAGCAGAGAACAAGGAGCTTTGATGCCTTTGAGAGTATGAATTTTCCGCTTCTGGCGGTCATACACGACGACCGGATCGTCCGGCAGTATAGCGGCCCTCTTCCGTCAGAGGAGGAGCTCGTTACGTACACACATCTGAATGACCGTGTATTCGTTCTGAAGCTGACTCCGGAAGCGAAGGCAGACATCTTTGAACTGCTGAACAGCCGGTACGACGCCATTATCCTGGAGACCTTCGGCATCGGCGGCATCCCTGAATATGACGATTCCTTTGAAAAGGCGATCTTCGGATGGGTCGATTCCGGAAAGACGCTGGCCGTCACGACTCAGGTGCCGGAAGAAGGCTGCGACCTGGATGTATACAAGGTGGGCAAGAAATACAGCGAACACCCCGGCATTCTCCAGGCAGGTGATATGACGACGGAGGCCATCGTGGCAAAGATGATGTGGATCCTCGGACAGACCGGTGACCGGGATGAAATACGCGCATTGTTCTTCAAAGAGATCAATCATGACCGGACCGTATAA
- the vanR gene encoding VanR-ABDEGLN family response regulator transcription factor, whose product MAEKILIVDDEQEIADLVALYLQNENFTVFKHYNALDALDCIRSETPDLAILDVMMPDMDGLELCRNIREQYRYPVIMLTAKDGEIDKITGLTLGADDYITKPFLPLELVARVKAQLRRYKRYNTGAGPDEDVIVHSGLVINVRTHECTLNEKPLSLTPTEFSILHILCRKKGEVVSSEELFHEIWNDEYFTKSNNTITVHIRHLREKMGDSFEDPKYIKTVWGCGYKIEN is encoded by the coding sequence ATGGCCGAAAAAATACTGATCGTAGATGATGAACAGGAGATCGCAGACCTCGTAGCGCTTTACCTTCAAAATGAGAACTTTACGGTATTCAAGCACTATAATGCTCTGGACGCTCTGGACTGTATCCGCAGTGAAACACCGGATCTTGCAATATTGGATGTTATGATGCCAGATATGGATGGACTGGAACTGTGCCGGAACATCCGTGAACAGTACCGCTATCCTGTTATCATGCTGACCGCAAAGGACGGGGAAATCGATAAGATCACAGGGCTGACGCTGGGCGCGGACGACTATATCACAAAGCCGTTCCTGCCGCTGGAGCTGGTGGCGAGAGTCAAAGCCCAGCTGCGCAGATATAAACGGTACAACACGGGCGCCGGGCCGGATGAGGATGTCATCGTTCATTCCGGACTTGTCATCAATGTCAGGACACATGAATGTACCCTGAATGAGAAGCCTCTCTCCCTGACTCCCACTGAATTTTCTATTCTGCATATCCTGTGCCGGAAAAAAGGAGAAGTTGTCAGCTCAGAAGAGTTATTTCACGAAATATGGAATGACGAATATTTCACCAAGAGCAACAACACCATTACCGTCCATATACGGCACCTGCGGGAAAAGATGGGAGATTCCTTTGAGGACCCAAAGTATATAAAGACAGTCTGGGGGTGTGGATATAAAATTGAAAACTGA
- a CDS encoding sensor histidine kinase, with protein sequence MDIKLKTDTSKSVKILAAVLLIPVLCIALYYLVDSVWNGAFVDWFEKNYMSTRDEYLPDAGHYAVVRSPAWSELKPLLLILLICAAFLWLVSILASAHFYARTKVRRSITKTGRMLRAYMLQDKDTTEIFPKDYAELSVQMAEIKATMHRHEQLLKEEAARKNDLITYLAHDLKTPLTSVIGYLSLLDEAPDMPDGQKEKYVRITLDKARRLEKLTNEFFEITRYNLQQISLEKETIDLSYMLVQMTDEFYPLLTSRGNTAQLTVRENMTVYGDAVKLARVFNNILKNAIAYSYPNTPVEIWAENREDDIWIYFRNKGKTIPAQKLASIFEKFFRLDEARTTNAGGAGLGLAIAKEIVTLHGGNITVKSENELTTFCLVLPSCH encoded by the coding sequence GTGGATATAAAATTGAAAACTGACACATCCAAATCCGTTAAGATCCTCGCTGCAGTTCTCCTGATACCAGTTCTGTGCATCGCGCTCTACTATCTCGTAGACAGCGTATGGAACGGCGCTTTCGTGGACTGGTTTGAAAAGAACTACATGTCCACCCGCGACGAATATCTTCCGGATGCCGGGCACTATGCAGTCGTCCGCAGTCCGGCGTGGTCTGAGTTAAAACCCCTTCTGCTTATCCTGCTCATCTGTGCCGCATTCCTCTGGCTTGTCAGTATCCTCGCATCCGCCCATTTTTATGCGAGGACAAAGGTCAGAAGATCCATAACGAAAACGGGCCGTATGCTGCGCGCCTATATGCTTCAGGATAAGGACACAACAGAAATATTTCCGAAAGATTACGCGGAACTCTCTGTGCAGATGGCAGAAATCAAAGCCACCATGCACCGTCACGAACAGCTGCTCAAGGAAGAAGCCGCCCGCAAAAATGATCTGATCACGTATCTGGCCCATGATCTGAAAACACCCCTCACTTCCGTCATCGGATACTTGAGCCTGCTTGACGAAGCCCCGGATATGCCGGATGGACAGAAAGAAAAATATGTGAGGATCACATTGGACAAGGCCCGGCGCCTGGAGAAGCTCACCAACGAATTCTTTGAGATAACCCGCTATAACCTGCAGCAGATCTCACTGGAAAAAGAAACGATAGACCTCTCCTACATGCTCGTCCAGATGACGGATGAGTTCTATCCTCTTCTCACTTCCCGCGGCAACACAGCTCAGCTCACAGTCCGCGAAAACATGACTGTTTACGGGGACGCCGTAAAGCTGGCACGGGTATTCAATAACATACTGAAAAATGCCATCGCCTACAGTTATCCGAACACACCTGTGGAAATATGGGCCGAGAACAGAGAGGACGACATATGGATATATTTCCGCAATAAAGGAAAGACGATACCGGCCCAGAAGCTGGCGTCTATCTTTGAAAAGTTTTTCCGGCTGGATGAAGCCCGCACAACAAACGCAGGCGGCGCAGGATTGGGGCTTGCCATCGCAAAGGAGATCGTCACCTTGCACGGCGGAAATATCACCGTAAAAAGTGAAAATGAACTGACGACCTTCTGTCTCGTCCTCCCCTCCTGCCATTAG
- a CDS encoding D-alanyl-D-alanine carboxypeptidase family protein: protein MLEKGNAAESPYGSSASPLTVDLKNLYSPSAVLVDLDTGKTIAGNNSDDTIYPASLTKIMTAILAVEKTENLDEIITLPYDFFQNLYAEEASMAGFEPGEAVCLRDLLYGILLPSGAECCLAFADKIAGSEEDFVKLMNKKAEALGMEHTQFCNSTGLHDDEHYSTVEDLALLLKYALGNDDFREAFTASRHSTRPSAQHPGGFTFYSTMFENMSSAKVTGGEILGGKTGYTKEAGLCLASLADVNGKEYILVTAKADGNHDTEQFHILDAVNVYNQIGASAQNSQ from the coding sequence ATGCTGGAAAAAGGGAATGCCGCAGAAAGTCCGTACGGCTCCTCCGCCTCCCCGCTGACTGTTGATCTGAAGAATCTGTACAGCCCCTCTGCTGTGCTCGTCGATCTGGACACCGGGAAAACCATTGCCGGAAACAACAGTGATGACACGATATACCCGGCTTCACTCACCAAGATCATGACTGCCATATTGGCAGTAGAAAAGACAGAAAATCTGGACGAGATCATTACACTTCCTTATGATTTTTTTCAGAACCTGTATGCAGAAGAGGCTTCCATGGCCGGTTTTGAGCCCGGCGAAGCTGTCTGTCTCAGAGACCTTCTGTACGGTATACTGCTTCCCTCCGGAGCGGAATGCTGCCTTGCGTTTGCCGATAAAATCGCCGGTTCCGAGGAAGACTTTGTAAAATTGATGAACAAGAAGGCGGAAGCGTTGGGCATGGAGCACACACAGTTTTGCAATTCAACAGGCCTGCACGACGACGAACATTATTCAACTGTGGAAGACCTGGCCCTTCTCCTAAAATATGCCCTTGGAAATGATGATTTCCGGGAAGCATTTACAGCCAGCCGGCACAGCACACGCCCGTCCGCCCAGCATCCCGGCGGCTTTACCTTTTACAGTACGATGTTTGAAAATATGTCTTCCGCGAAAGTCACCGGCGGGGAGATTCTCGGAGGAAAAACAGGATATACGAAGGAAGCCGGTCTGTGTCTGGCAAGTCTGGCAGACGTCAACGGAAAAGAGTACATCCTCGTGACCGCCAAAGCCGACGGAAACCACGACACAGAGCAGTTTCACATCCTGGATGCTGTAAACGTATATAACCAGATTGGAGCCTCCGCGCAAAATTCCCAGTAA
- a CDS encoding ABC transporter substrate-binding protein, whose translation MKKRLLAVLLVAVMGMTMLAACSSSKEEKDTKDAAETAGETKEQKTVDVTLNEVAHSIFYAPMYIAIEEGYFKDEGINLDLVTGFGADKTMTAVLSGEADIGFMGSEASIYTYNEGANDYVVNFAQLTQRAGNFLVAREEMPDFKWEDLKGKLVLGGRKGGMPEMVFEYILRQNNLDPAKDVEIDQSIDFGSTAAAFSGGQGDFTVEFEPGATSLEKENEGYVVASLGTDSGYVPYTAFSAKKSYIDKNPEIIQGFTNALQKGMDYVQSHTPEEIASIIAPQFKETDLDTITTIVTRYYDQDTWKDNLVFEKKSFELLQDILEDANELDKRAPYDDLVTTDFADKAAK comes from the coding sequence ATGAAAAAGCGATTACTTGCAGTTCTGCTTGTGGCCGTCATGGGTATGACCATGCTGGCCGCATGCTCCTCTTCCAAAGAGGAGAAGGATACGAAAGACGCGGCTGAGACTGCCGGGGAGACGAAAGAACAGAAAACAGTGGATGTAACACTTAACGAAGTGGCACATTCCATTTTTTATGCTCCAATGTATATTGCCATTGAAGAAGGATATTTCAAAGACGAGGGAATCAACCTGGATCTCGTGACCGGATTTGGCGCGGACAAAACGATGACTGCCGTACTTTCCGGTGAAGCCGATATCGGCTTCATGGGCTCTGAGGCTTCCATCTATACGTACAACGAAGGGGCCAACGACTATGTCGTAAACTTCGCCCAGCTCACCCAGCGTGCCGGCAACTTCCTTGTCGCACGGGAAGAGATGCCTGACTTTAAGTGGGAGGACTTAAAAGGCAAGCTCGTTCTCGGCGGACGTAAAGGCGGAATGCCGGAGATGGTATTTGAGTATATCCTGCGTCAGAACAACCTCGACCCGGCCAAGGATGTGGAGATCGACCAGAGCATTGACTTTGGTTCCACCGCGGCAGCATTCTCGGGCGGCCAGGGCGACTTCACCGTTGAATTTGAACCAGGAGCGACAAGTCTTGAGAAAGAGAACGAAGGGTATGTCGTAGCTTCCCTCGGAACCGACAGCGGCTATGTTCCGTACACCGCTTTCTCCGCAAAGAAGAGCTATATCGACAAAAACCCGGAAATCATCCAGGGCTTCACGAATGCACTGCAGAAAGGTATGGACTATGTACAGTCCCACACCCCTGAGGAAATTGCTTCCATCATCGCGCCTCAGTTTAAAGAGACAGACCTGGACACTATCACTACTATCGTGACAAGATACTATGACCAGGACACATGGAAAGACAATCTCGTATTTGAAAAGAAAAGCTTTGAGCTTCTTCAGGATATACTGGAAGACGCCAATGAGCTTGATAAGCGGGCGCCATATGACGACCTCGTAACGACCGACTTTGCCGACAAGGCTGCAAAATAA
- a CDS encoding translation factor GTPase family protein has product MKRIVLGILAHVDAGKTTLSESMLYLSGAVRRMGRVDHKDAFLDTYEMEKERGITIFSKQAVFPLDGMEVTLMDTPGHVDFSAEMERTLQVLDYAVLVVSGADGVQGHTETLWRLLARYHIPTFVFINKMDQDGTEKERLLKELQDRLGGECVDFSPERDMEIFYEQIAMCDEALLEQYLAEERAGEEDIARLIRERKVFPCFFGSALKMAGVEELLRGIVQYTRQPVYSEVFGAKVYKIARDSQGSRLTYMKITGGSLRVKEVVEAGHRESGREPFREKADQIRIYSGAKYETVQKAEAGMVCAVTGLTGTYPGQGLGAESASDMPVLEPVLTYRLVLPDGTDAHTMLADLRLLEEEVPELHTVWKERLGEIHVNLMGEVQIGIIRRIIEERFGVAVQFDAGSIVYKETIRRAAEGVGHFEPLRHYAEVHLLMEPLESGSGLVFDSAVSEDELDGNWQRLILTHLEEREHPGVLTGSAITDMKITLIAGRGHLKHTEGGDFRQATYRAVRQGLKKAESILLEPYYTFRLEVPAESVGRAMSDLQRMNGSFEPPKMSGDMSVLEGSAPVASMRDYQTEVNAYTRGRGRLSCMQGGYRPCQNAEEIITAIGYDSEKDIENPTGSVFCAHGAGFVVSWDKVEEYMHVDSGWQGGSLEDETARPGDSPEKRPAELSGAPACSEKELEEIFVRTYGPVKRKRPSERRRTESSNISAAEYRPPKKKREQAEEYLLVDGYNIIFAWDELKELAKVNIMSARDKLMDIMSNYQGFRRMTLILVFDAYKVEGNPGSVSTYHNIYVVYTKEAETADQYIEKTVHEIGRKHNVTVATSDALEQVIILGQGGRRLSAEGLREEVELAMQEMRSEHLKESRSTRSYLFDNLPDELADYVEELRMGEDSSD; this is encoded by the coding sequence ATGAAAAGAATTGTATTAGGAATACTGGCACATGTGGATGCCGGTAAGACGACACTGTCGGAGAGCATGCTTTATTTAAGCGGCGCGGTCCGAAGGATGGGGCGTGTGGACCACAAAGACGCGTTTCTAGATACTTATGAGATGGAGAAGGAAAGAGGGATCACTATCTTTTCCAAACAGGCGGTGTTCCCTTTGGACGGTATGGAAGTGACACTGATGGACACGCCGGGGCATGTGGACTTTTCTGCGGAGATGGAGCGGACGCTTCAGGTGCTGGATTATGCGGTCCTCGTCGTGAGTGGCGCCGACGGGGTGCAGGGACATACGGAGACACTCTGGCGGCTTCTTGCCCGTTACCATATCCCGACCTTTGTGTTTATCAATAAGATGGACCAGGACGGGACGGAGAAAGAGAGGCTTCTGAAGGAACTCCAAGACAGACTCGGCGGGGAATGTGTGGATTTCAGTCCGGAAAGAGACATGGAAATATTCTATGAGCAGATCGCCATGTGCGATGAAGCGCTGCTGGAACAGTATCTGGCGGAGGAACGGGCCGGGGAGGAAGACATTGCCCGGCTTATCCGTGAGCGGAAGGTCTTTCCGTGCTTTTTCGGCTCTGCACTGAAAATGGCGGGGGTAGAGGAATTACTGCGGGGAATTGTGCAGTATACGCGGCAGCCGGTCTATTCGGAAGTATTCGGGGCAAAGGTGTATAAGATCGCCCGGGACAGCCAGGGGAGCCGCCTCACTTATATGAAGATCACCGGGGGCAGCCTCAGAGTCAAGGAGGTCGTTGAGGCGGGACACAGGGAGAGCGGCCGGGAGCCGTTCAGAGAGAAGGCGGATCAGATACGCATCTATTCCGGGGCGAAATATGAGACCGTACAGAAGGCGGAGGCCGGGATGGTGTGCGCGGTCACCGGTCTTACCGGAACATATCCGGGACAAGGGCTCGGGGCAGAGTCCGCGTCCGACATGCCGGTACTGGAACCGGTGCTTACTTACCGGCTCGTACTGCCGGACGGTACAGATGCACATACGATGCTTGCGGATCTGAGACTGCTGGAGGAAGAGGTGCCGGAGCTTCACACGGTATGGAAGGAACGTCTCGGTGAGATCCATGTGAATCTCATGGGAGAGGTTCAGATTGGAATTATCAGGCGGATCATTGAGGAACGGTTCGGTGTGGCCGTACAGTTTGATGCGGGAAGCATTGTATATAAAGAGACGATCCGCAGAGCAGCGGAAGGTGTGGGACACTTTGAACCGCTGCGTCATTATGCGGAAGTACATTTACTGATGGAGCCGCTGGAATCCGGCAGCGGCCTTGTCTTTGACAGTGCGGTAAGCGAGGATGAACTGGACGGGAACTGGCAGCGGCTCATACTGACCCATCTGGAGGAAAGGGAACATCCCGGGGTGCTGACCGGTTCTGCCATCACAGATATGAAGATAACTCTCATTGCCGGGAGGGGACACTTGAAGCATACCGAGGGGGGAGACTTCCGGCAGGCAACATACCGGGCGGTCCGCCAGGGGCTGAAAAAGGCGGAGAGTATTCTGCTGGAGCCTTATTATACATTCCGCCTGGAAGTGCCCGCTGAGTCAGTGGGACGAGCTATGTCTGATCTTCAGCGGATGAACGGAAGCTTTGAACCTCCAAAGATGTCAGGGGATATGTCTGTCCTTGAAGGAAGTGCGCCGGTGGCGTCCATGCGGGATTATCAGACAGAAGTGAACGCCTACACGAGAGGCCGGGGCAGACTATCCTGCATGCAGGGAGGATACCGTCCATGTCAAAACGCGGAGGAAATCATAACAGCGATCGGTTATGACTCTGAAAAAGACATAGAAAATCCTACCGGGTCAGTGTTCTGTGCGCACGGTGCAGGATTCGTCGTCAGCTGGGACAAGGTGGAAGAATATATGCATGTGGACAGCGGATGGCAGGGAGGTTCTTTGGAAGACGAGACAGCCAGGCCCGGGGACAGCCCGGAAAAGCGTCCTGCGGAACTTTCGGGCGCGCCTGCCTGCAGTGAAAAAGAACTGGAAGAAATATTTGTCCGCACCTATGGCCCCGTCAAAAGAAAAAGACCGTCAGAAAGACGCAGGACAGAAAGCAGTAACATTTCCGCCGCGGAGTACAGGCCGCCGAAGAAAAAACGGGAACAGGCGGAGGAATATCTGCTCGTGGACGGCTATAATATTATCTTTGCCTGGGATGAACTGAAAGAGCTGGCAAAGGTGAATATCATGAGCGCCAGAGACAAGCTTATGGATATTATGAGTAATTACCAGGGATTTCGCAGAATGACGCTCATACTCGTATTCGATGCATACAAGGTGGAGGGAAATCCGGGGTCTGTCTCTACGTATCATAATATCTACGTCGTGTATACGAAAGAAGCGGAGACAGCGGACCAGTATATAGAGAAGACTGTCCACGAGATCGGGCGGAAACATAATGTGACCGTTGCCACGTCAGATGCGCTGGAGCAGGTGATTATCCTTGGGCAGGGCGGAAGAAGGCTGTCTGCGGAAGGACTTCGGGAAGAGGTAGAACTGGCGATGCAGGAGATGAGAAGCGAGCATCTTAAAGAGAGCAGAAGTACCCGAAGCTACCTTTTTGATAATCTGCCGGATGAACTGGCGGACTATGTGGAAGAGCTGCGGATGGGGGAAGACTCTTCTGATTAA